Proteins from a genomic interval of Kaistia defluvii:
- a CDS encoding LysR family transcriptional regulator: MDWDKLRIFHAAAQAGSFTHAGEALGMSQSAVSRQVGALEQDLGVPLFHRHARGLILSEQGELLYRTSQDVMQKLEGVKIRLTDSREKPTGTLRITTTVALGSTWLTQRLNEFVDLHPDLNLHLILDDQELDLTMRQADVAIRLRQPVQPDLIQRRLFTAHYHVYASEDYVARFGKPETLDDLEGHRIVTFGVPVPPNIRDVNWLEIAGRSSDNPREPVVRINNIYAIKAAVERGTGIAILPDYMIEEGSSLVKLMPEAQVPSFPTYFCYPSELKNSARVTAFRDFMLASAQNWQF, from the coding sequence ATGGACTGGGATAAACTGAGAATCTTTCATGCCGCCGCGCAGGCCGGCTCCTTCACCCATGCCGGCGAGGCGCTAGGGATGAGCCAGTCCGCCGTCAGCCGCCAGGTCGGTGCGCTGGAGCAGGATCTCGGTGTCCCCCTCTTCCACCGCCATGCGCGCGGGCTGATCCTGTCGGAACAGGGCGAACTGCTCTACCGCACGTCGCAGGACGTGATGCAGAAGCTCGAAGGCGTAAAGATCCGCCTGACCGACTCGCGCGAGAAGCCGACGGGTACGCTGCGCATCACCACCACGGTGGCGCTCGGCTCGACCTGGCTAACGCAGCGCCTCAACGAATTCGTCGATCTGCATCCCGACCTGAACCTTCACCTGATCCTCGACGATCAGGAGTTGGATCTCACCATGCGCCAGGCCGATGTCGCCATCCGCCTGCGCCAGCCGGTGCAGCCCGACCTGATCCAGCGGCGCCTGTTCACGGCGCATTATCACGTCTACGCCTCGGAAGATTACGTCGCCCGCTTCGGCAAGCCCGAGACGCTGGACGACCTCGAAGGCCACCGCATCGTCACCTTCGGCGTGCCGGTGCCGCCCAATATCCGCGACGTGAACTGGCTGGAGATCGCCGGCCGCTCCTCCGACAACCCGCGCGAGCCGGTGGTCCGGATCAACAACATCTATGCGATCAAGGCGGCCGTCGAGCGCGGCACGGGAATAGCCATCCTGCCTGACTACATGATCGAGGAAGGCTCCTCGCTGGTGAAGCTGATGCCCGAGGCGCAGGTGCCGAGCTTCCCGACCTATTTCTGCTATCCGTCCGAGCTGAAGAATTCGGCACGCGTCACGGCTTTCCGCGATTTCATGCTGGCCAGCGCGCAGAACTGGCAGTTCTGA
- a CDS encoding DUF992 domain-containing protein — protein MSKFVSLKLIATAAALTLAGLGAAKAADISTAPVYEDGRNGVRIGTLGCDINSGLGYIIGSAKEVACTFRPNRGAPEQYIGNIKKLGVDLGWTSQGKLIWAVFAPTAGYHRGSLGGLYLGATAEATVVGGVGANVLFGGTRGSIALQPISVTGQVGLNVAAGGAALLLDPVN, from the coding sequence ATGTCGAAGTTTGTTTCCCTTAAGCTGATTGCAACCGCTGCTGCCCTGACCCTGGCCGGCCTCGGCGCCGCCAAGGCTGCCGATATCTCGACCGCTCCGGTCTACGAAGACGGCCGCAACGGCGTCCGCATCGGCACGCTGGGCTGCGACATCAATTCGGGCCTCGGCTATATCATTGGTTCGGCTAAGGAAGTTGCCTGCACCTTCCGTCCCAACCGTGGCGCTCCGGAACAGTATATCGGCAACATCAAGAAGCTCGGCGTCGACCTCGGCTGGACCAGCCAGGGCAAGCTGATCTGGGCCGTGTTCGCGCCGACCGCCGGCTATCACCGCGGTTCGCTGGGCGGCCTCTATCTCGGCGCGACGGCGGAAGCCACCGTTGTCGGCGGCGTCGGCGCCAACGTCCTGTTCGGCGGCACGCGCGGCTCGATCGCCCTGCAGCCGATCAGCGTGACCGGCCAGGTCGGCCTCAACGTCGCCGCTGGCGGCGCCGCGCTGCTGCTCGACCCGGTCAACTAA
- a CDS encoding magnesium transporter CorA family protein, translated as MLTAYAISDAGLGPLSPEATAAGAPAAWLDLFAPTPEEEHAAEAFLGALVPTREETQEIEFSSRFYVENGVVFMTASVIAGLDAGHPVLTPFTFGVGKSKIVTLRYEDTRAFRQFLSVAPKPDGGCGTPTGIFNGLLEAFIARTADVLEHIAQAVDRINSEIFTRKASERIRSKRLSILIGAIGMQGDLASKARESLSSLERLAQYAAAMLPDQALKNGNGTRLKLALRDVRSLEDHVNFVLNKITFLLDATLGLVANQQNQVVSVLTVASTILMPPTLIGTIYGMNFKDMPELGWGFGYPLALGIMVVSALVPFLYFKRRGWL; from the coding sequence ATGCTGACTGCCTACGCGATTTCCGACGCCGGCCTGGGGCCCCTTTCCCCCGAGGCGACGGCAGCCGGGGCGCCTGCCGCTTGGCTCGACCTTTTTGCGCCGACTCCCGAAGAGGAGCATGCGGCGGAAGCCTTTCTCGGCGCGCTGGTGCCGACGCGGGAAGAGACGCAGGAGATCGAATTCTCCAGCCGCTTCTATGTCGAGAACGGCGTCGTGTTCATGACGGCGAGCGTCATCGCCGGCCTCGATGCCGGCCATCCGGTGCTGACCCCGTTCACCTTCGGCGTCGGCAAGTCGAAGATCGTCACGCTGCGCTATGAGGATACCAGGGCATTCCGCCAGTTTCTGTCCGTGGCGCCGAAGCCGGACGGCGGCTGCGGCACGCCGACCGGTATCTTCAATGGCCTGCTCGAAGCGTTCATCGCCCGCACGGCCGACGTGCTGGAGCACATCGCCCAGGCCGTCGACCGGATCAACAGCGAGATCTTTACCCGCAAGGCCAGCGAGCGAATCCGCTCCAAGCGCCTGTCCATTCTGATCGGCGCGATCGGCATGCAGGGCGACCTGGCCTCCAAGGCGCGCGAGAGCCTTTCCTCGCTGGAGCGGCTGGCGCAATACGCCGCCGCCATGCTGCCGGATCAGGCGCTGAAGAACGGCAATGGCACGCGGCTCAAGCTGGCCCTGCGCGACGTGCGGTCGCTCGAGGACCATGTCAACTTCGTGCTCAACAAGATCACCTTCCTGCTCGATGCGACGTTAGGTCTCGTCGCCAACCAGCAGAACCAGGTGGTGAGCGTGCTGACGGTAGCCTCCACCATCCTGATGCCGCCGACGCTGATCGGCACCATTTACGGCATGAACTTCAAGGACATGCCGGAACTGGGCTGGGGCTTCGGTTATCCGCTGGCGCTCGGGATCATGGTGGTGTCGGCGCTGGTGCCGTTCCTCTATTTCAAGCGGCGCGGCTGGCTCTAG
- a CDS encoding Lrp/AsnC family transcriptional regulator, whose translation MKARLDAIDWKILKELQADGRITNVELARRAGISAPPCLRRMRALEEAGIIEGYRALVDEGALGYDVTAFAMIGLSSQAEADLTAFGARVRDWSIVRECYMLSGEADFILKCVAPTLKSFQAFVEELTAAANVASVRTTLTIRRIKDEPLVPIE comes from the coding sequence GTGAAAGCCCGTTTAGACGCGATCGACTGGAAGATCCTGAAGGAGCTTCAGGCTGACGGTCGCATCACCAATGTCGAGCTGGCCCGCCGCGCCGGCATCTCCGCGCCTCCCTGCCTGCGCCGCATGCGCGCGCTGGAGGAGGCGGGCATCATCGAGGGCTATCGCGCCCTGGTCGATGAAGGGGCGCTGGGCTACGACGTCACGGCCTTCGCGATGATCGGCCTTTCGAGTCAGGCGGAAGCGGATCTGACCGCCTTCGGCGCCCGCGTCCGGGACTGGTCGATCGTGCGCGAGTGCTACATGCTGTCGGGCGAGGCGGATTTCATCCTGAAATGCGTCGCGCCGACGCTGAAGTCGTTCCAGGCTTTCGTCGAGGAGCTGACGGCCGCGGCCAATGTCGCCAGCGTCCGCACCACCCTCACCATCCGCCGCATCAAGGACGAGCCTCTGGTTCCGATCGAGTAG
- a CDS encoding pyridoxal phosphate-dependent aminotransferase → MAFLADSLARIKPSATIAVTNKARELKAAGRDVIGLGAGEPDFDTPENIKEAAIQAIREGKTKYTAVDGIPELKAAISAKFKRENNLTYAPNQITVGTGGKQVLYNALMATLNPGDEVIIPAPYWVSYPEIVALGGGTPVEIVGPQSQGFKIGPDALEAAITPKTKWLILNSPSNPTGAGYTRAELKALADVLLKHPQVWIMTDDMYEHLVFDGFEFATIAEVEPRLYDRTLTVNGVSKAYAMTGWRIGYAGGPVELIKAIGTIQSQSTSNPSSISQWAAVEALNGPQDYIPKNAEIFKKRRDLVVSMLNQANGIVCPNPEGAFYVFPSCAGTLGKTTAGGKLLKTDEDFVTALLEEEGVAVVQGSAFGLAPYFRISYATSTEALEEACTRIQRFCGNLR, encoded by the coding sequence ATGGCCTTCCTCGCCGATAGCCTCGCCCGCATCAAGCCGTCCGCGACCATCGCGGTCACGAACAAGGCGCGCGAGTTGAAAGCGGCCGGTCGCGACGTCATCGGGCTCGGCGCGGGCGAACCCGATTTCGATACGCCGGAGAACATCAAGGAAGCCGCCATCCAGGCGATCCGCGAGGGCAAGACCAAGTACACCGCCGTCGACGGCATTCCCGAGCTGAAGGCGGCGATCTCCGCCAAGTTCAAGCGCGAGAACAACCTGACCTATGCCCCGAACCAGATCACGGTCGGCACGGGCGGCAAGCAGGTGCTCTACAACGCGCTGATGGCGACGCTGAACCCCGGCGACGAGGTCATCATCCCAGCGCCCTACTGGGTCTCCTACCCGGAGATCGTGGCGCTTGGCGGCGGCACGCCGGTCGAGATCGTCGGACCGCAGTCGCAGGGCTTCAAGATCGGCCCGGACGCGCTCGAAGCCGCGATCACGCCGAAGACCAAGTGGCTGATCCTGAACTCGCCGTCCAACCCGACCGGCGCCGGCTACACGCGGGCCGAGCTCAAGGCGCTCGCCGACGTGCTGCTCAAGCATCCTCAGGTCTGGATCATGACCGACGACATGTATGAGCATCTCGTCTTCGACGGTTTCGAGTTCGCGACCATCGCCGAGGTCGAGCCCAGGCTCTATGACCGCACGCTGACCGTAAACGGCGTCTCCAAGGCCTATGCCATGACCGGCTGGCGCATCGGCTATGCCGGCGGCCCGGTAGAGCTGATCAAGGCCATCGGCACGATCCAGTCGCAGTCGACCTCGAACCCGTCGTCGATTTCGCAATGGGCCGCCGTCGAGGCGCTGAACGGTCCGCAGGACTACATCCCGAAGAACGCCGAGATCTTCAAGAAGCGCCGCGACCTCGTGGTCTCGATGCTGAACCAGGCCAACGGCATCGTCTGCCCGAACCCGGAAGGCGCGTTCTACGTGTTCCCGTCCTGCGCCGGCACGCTCGGCAAGACCACTGCCGGCGGCAAGCTGCTGAAGACCGACGAGGACTTCGTCACGGCGCTGCTGGAAGAGGAAGGCGTCGCGGTCGTCCAGGGCTCGGCCTTTGGCCTGGCGCCCTATTTCCGCATCTCCTACGCCACCTCGACCGAGGCGCTGGAAGAGGCCTGCACGCGCATCCAGCGCTTCTGCGGCAATCTCCGCTAG
- a CDS encoding phospholipase D-like domain-containing protein — translation MTGNHFALFFSFLHICLASSVTVHALLTRLNPQSTIAWIGVAWLSPYIGPLLYFLLGVNRVRRKAIKLSDPGADVDPPESRFALKSTDIAQGEDEHLEPLAKFGLRITGRTLLSGNAITPLVDGHKAYPEMIRAIDAATTSVGISGYIFHDDQGGAPIIDSLIAAHGRGVAVRVLLDGIGGGYLSNPAYNRLLAAGVPVARFLHEVAPWKMSFINLRNHKKVMVTDGRHGFTGGMNISAGNLYQQIEIPEGHAVQDVHFRIEGPVVSHLQETFVEDWAFTTDELLAGPAWFPEIGASGTIPARGIASGPDEDNEKLMWTMAAAIARAERRIRIVTPYFLPDDRINSQLVLASLRGVSVEILLPEKSDQFYMDWAMDASLAPLIRAGCQIARAAPPFDHSKLMTVDGAWVLFGSANWDARSLRLNFEFNVESYDTDFAAKIDQLIDTKQAKGRTITVQELRQRELPVRLRDAATRLLTPYL, via the coding sequence ATGACGGGCAATCATTTCGCCCTCTTCTTCTCGTTCCTGCATATCTGCCTGGCCTCATCGGTGACGGTGCATGCGCTGCTGACCCGGCTCAATCCGCAGTCGACCATCGCGTGGATCGGCGTCGCCTGGCTGTCGCCCTATATCGGGCCGCTGCTTTACTTCCTGCTGGGCGTCAACCGCGTCCGCCGCAAGGCGATCAAGCTGTCCGATCCGGGCGCCGACGTCGATCCGCCGGAATCCCGCTTTGCGCTGAAATCGACCGATATCGCCCAGGGCGAGGACGAGCACCTCGAGCCGCTCGCCAAGTTCGGCCTGCGCATCACCGGCCGCACCCTGCTGTCCGGCAACGCGATCACCCCGCTGGTGGATGGCCACAAAGCCTATCCCGAGATGATCCGCGCCATCGACGCGGCGACCACCAGCGTCGGCATTTCCGGCTACATCTTCCATGACGACCAGGGCGGTGCGCCGATCATCGACTCGCTGATCGCAGCGCACGGCCGCGGCGTCGCGGTGCGCGTGCTGCTGGACGGCATTGGCGGCGGCTATCTGAGCAACCCGGCCTATAACCGGCTTCTGGCGGCCGGCGTCCCCGTTGCCCGTTTCCTGCACGAAGTCGCGCCCTGGAAGATGTCGTTCATCAACCTTCGCAACCACAAGAAGGTGATGGTGACGGACGGCCGCCACGGCTTCACCGGCGGCATGAACATCAGCGCCGGCAATCTCTACCAGCAGATCGAGATCCCGGAAGGGCACGCCGTCCAGGACGTCCATTTCCGCATCGAGGGTCCCGTGGTCTCGCACCTGCAGGAAACCTTCGTCGAGGACTGGGCCTTCACGACCGACGAACTGCTGGCAGGCCCGGCCTGGTTCCCCGAGATTGGCGCCAGTGGCACGATCCCGGCGCGCGGCATCGCCAGCGGTCCGGACGAAGACAATGAAAAGCTGATGTGGACGATGGCGGCGGCGATCGCGCGCGCCGAGCGCCGCATCCGCATCGTGACGCCCTATTTCCTGCCGGATGACCGCATCAACTCCCAGCTGGTGCTCGCGTCGCTGCGTGGCGTTTCGGTCGAGATCCTGCTGCCGGAAAAATCCGACCAGTTCTATATGGACTGGGCTATGGACGCCTCGCTGGCGCCGCTCATCCGCGCGGGCTGCCAGATCGCCCGCGCCGCACCGCCCTTCGACCATTCCAAGCTGATGACGGTCGACGGCGCCTGGGTGCTCTTCGGCAGCGCCAATTGGGACGCGCGCAGCCTGCGGCTCAATTTCGAGTTCAATGTCGAATCCTACGACACCGACTTCGCCGCCAAGATCGACCAGTTGATCGACACCAAGCAGGCAAAAGGGCGCACCATCACCGTCCAGGAATTGCGCCAGCGCGAGCTTCCGGTCCGGCTGCGCGATGCGGCGACCCGGCTGCTTACGCCCTATCTCTAG
- a CDS encoding glycosyltransferase family 2 protein: MHSGKTATKLSATIITKNEARDLPACLASLAFCDEIVVVDSGSTDATVAIAEAHGCRVLIRTDWIGFGAQKQRALDAATGDWVLSIDADETIPPALAAEIRAAIETGANAGYRINRLNIFLGKPLRHGGWYPDYHVRVVRRDLARFTPDIVHESLIVEGKVGDLRHDMPHQTYRDIDELLDKQRRYAISGGEQRRSRHKGGVFRAARRATRTFLKLYILKRGFLDGREGFLAAAANTQEIFWRYVSAGWTAPEADSAAEPKSVSPTRSEPEARP; encoded by the coding sequence ATGCACTCTGGCAAGACAGCAACCAAGCTGTCCGCGACCATCATCACCAAGAACGAGGCGCGGGACCTGCCGGCTTGTCTTGCCTCGCTGGCGTTCTGCGACGAGATCGTCGTCGTCGACAGCGGGTCGACGGACGCCACGGTGGCGATCGCTGAAGCACATGGATGCCGGGTCCTCATCCGCACCGACTGGATCGGCTTCGGCGCCCAGAAGCAGCGGGCCCTCGATGCCGCGACGGGCGACTGGGTGCTGTCGATCGACGCCGACGAGACCATTCCGCCGGCGCTCGCCGCGGAAATCCGCGCCGCCATCGAAACCGGCGCGAATGCCGGCTATCGTATCAACCGCCTCAATATCTTTCTTGGCAAGCCGCTTCGCCATGGCGGCTGGTATCCCGACTATCACGTACGCGTCGTCCGGCGCGATCTCGCGCGCTTCACCCCGGATATCGTGCACGAATCCCTGATCGTGGAAGGCAAGGTCGGCGACCTTCGCCACGACATGCCGCATCAGACTTACCGCGATATCGACGAACTGCTGGACAAGCAGCGCCGCTATGCGATTTCGGGCGGCGAGCAACGTCGGAGCCGTCACAAGGGCGGCGTCTTCCGAGCCGCCCGGCGCGCGACGCGAACCTTCCTGAAGCTCTACATCCTCAAGCGCGGCTTCCTGGACGGCCGCGAGGGCTTCCTCGCCGCTGCTGCCAACACCCAGGAAATCTTCTGGCGCTATGTCTCGGCCGGGTGGACGGCGCCTGAAGCGGATAGCGCCGCCGAGCCGAAGAGCGTGTCCCCTACTCGATCGGAACCAGAGGCTCGTCCTTGA
- a CDS encoding VOC family protein: MLDLRVHHVSIVVTDLERSVAFYQRAFGLERLARPPFKTEGAWLVCHGIQIHLILYPQGTFRAAATIDNNDAHFSFHTRDFYGILDHLVAEGFREDAEEGDPMRLFVIREGLAGFPQLYMMDPDRNIVEINGAP, translated from the coding sequence ATGCTTGATCTGCGCGTCCATCACGTCTCGATCGTCGTCACCGACCTCGAACGCTCGGTTGCCTTCTATCAAAGGGCGTTCGGGCTGGAGCGGCTGGCTCGCCCGCCCTTCAAGACGGAAGGCGCGTGGCTCGTCTGCCACGGCATCCAGATCCACCTGATCCTGTATCCGCAGGGCACGTTCCGCGCGGCGGCCACGATCGACAACAACGACGCGCATTTCTCGTTTCACACCCGCGATTTCTACGGGATCCTTGACCATCTGGTCGCGGAAGGCTTTCGCGAGGACGCCGAGGAAGGCGACCCGATGCGCCTCTTCGTCATTCGCGAGGGGCTGGCCGGGTTCCCGCAGCTCTATATGATGGACCCGGACCGGAACATCGTGGAGATCAACGGTGCGCCGTAG
- the msrP gene encoding protein-methionine-sulfoxide reductase catalytic subunit MsrP produces the protein MLIRRKRGWEIPESRATPESVFLNRREILAAAGMGAVGLAAGSMALPGIARAAETDPSAGLYPAKRNPRYTIERPVTPETINANYNNFYEYSTDKQLADAAQALKIRPWTIQFGGMVEKEKTVDIDDLLKAMKLEERLYRHRCVEAWSMTVPWTGFPLADLVAFAKPLSGAKYIRMETFLDPAMAPGQNQPFYPWPYVEGLTMAEATNELAFMVTGVYGKPLLKQMGAPIRLHIPWKYGFKSIKSIVKVSFVEEQPVNFWQQLQSSEYGFWANVNPDVPHPRWSQASETVIGTNERVPTKLFNGYGEFVAGLYKGMESEPLYM, from the coding sequence ATGCTTATTCGTCGCAAGCGCGGCTGGGAGATTCCCGAGAGCCGGGCGACCCCCGAATCGGTCTTTCTCAATCGCCGCGAGATCCTGGCTGCGGCCGGCATGGGTGCGGTGGGACTGGCGGCAGGTTCCATGGCGCTGCCGGGCATCGCCCGCGCCGCAGAAACCGATCCGAGCGCCGGGCTTTATCCGGCCAAGCGCAATCCGCGCTACACGATCGAGCGCCCGGTGACGCCGGAGACGATCAACGCCAACTACAACAATTTCTATGAGTACAGCACCGACAAGCAGCTGGCCGACGCAGCGCAGGCGCTGAAGATCCGCCCCTGGACGATCCAGTTCGGGGGCATGGTGGAAAAGGAGAAGACGGTCGACATCGACGATCTCCTCAAGGCCATGAAGCTGGAGGAGCGCCTCTATCGCCATCGCTGCGTCGAGGCCTGGTCGATGACGGTGCCTTGGACCGGCTTCCCGCTCGCTGACCTGGTCGCCTTCGCCAAGCCGTTGTCGGGCGCGAAATACATCCGGATGGAGACCTTCCTGGATCCGGCCATGGCGCCCGGGCAGAACCAGCCCTTCTATCCCTGGCCCTATGTCGAGGGCCTGACCATGGCGGAAGCGACGAACGAACTGGCCTTCATGGTGACCGGCGTCTACGGCAAGCCGCTGCTGAAGCAGATGGGCGCACCGATCCGCCTGCATATCCCCTGGAAGTACGGCTTCAAATCGATCAAGTCGATCGTCAAGGTGAGCTTCGTCGAGGAGCAGCCGGTGAACTTCTGGCAGCAGCTGCAATCCTCGGAATACGGCTTCTGGGCCAATGTGAATCCCGACGTGCCGCACCCGCGCTGGAGCCAGGCTTCCGAGACTGTGATCGGCACCAATGAGCGCGTGCCGACGAAGCTGTTCAACGGCTATGGGGAATTCGTGGCCGGGCTCTACAAGGGCATGGAGAGCGAGCCGCTCTATATGTGA
- the trxB gene encoding thioredoxin-disulfide reductase: protein MQHAKLIIVGSGPAGYTAAIYAARAMLEPMLIAGVQPGGQLTITTDVENYPGFADVIQGPWLMEQMRAQAEHVGTKMVSDHIVEADLSQRPFILKGDSGEIYAADTLVIATGAQAKWLGIDSEQKFKGFGVSACATCDGFFYRDKEVVVVGGGNTAVEEALYLAHIAKKVTLIHRRDHFRAERILQNRLFGLDNVEVIWDTVVDEVLGKTGFPPSVTGVRLRNVVTGEVSERETHGVFVAIGHAPAVEIVRGQLALKPSGYIWTAPDSTATSIPGVFAAGDVTDETFRQAVTAAGQGCMAALEAERWLAINPVVNETAAAAE from the coding sequence ATGCAGCACGCAAAGCTCATCATCGTCGGATCCGGCCCTGCCGGCTACACCGCCGCCATCTATGCAGCCCGCGCCATGCTGGAACCGATGCTGATCGCCGGCGTCCAGCCCGGCGGCCAGCTCACCATCACCACCGATGTCGAGAACTATCCGGGCTTCGCCGACGTCATCCAGGGTCCCTGGCTGATGGAGCAGATGCGCGCCCAGGCCGAGCATGTCGGCACCAAGATGGTCTCCGACCATATTGTCGAGGCCGACCTGTCGCAGCGCCCCTTCATCCTCAAGGGTGATTCCGGCGAGATCTACGCCGCCGACACGCTGGTGATCGCCACCGGCGCGCAGGCGAAGTGGCTCGGCATCGACAGCGAGCAGAAATTCAAGGGCTTTGGCGTTTCCGCCTGCGCCACCTGCGACGGCTTCTTCTATCGCGACAAGGAGGTCGTGGTGGTCGGCGGCGGCAACACCGCCGTCGAGGAAGCGCTCTATCTGGCGCATATCGCCAAGAAGGTGACGCTGATCCATCGCCGCGACCATTTCCGCGCCGAGCGGATTCTGCAGAACCGCTTGTTCGGGCTCGATAATGTCGAGGTCATCTGGGACACGGTCGTCGACGAGGTGCTCGGCAAGACCGGCTTCCCGCCTTCGGTGACCGGCGTCCGGCTGCGCAATGTCGTGACCGGCGAGGTCAGCGAGCGCGAGACCCATGGCGTCTTCGTCGCCATCGGCCACGCGCCGGCCGTCGAGATCGTCCGCGGCCAGCTCGCCCTCAAGCCGTCGGGCTATATCTGGACGGCGCCCGATTCGACCGCGACCAGCATTCCCGGCGTGTTTGCCGCCGGCGACGTGACGGACGAGACCTTCCGCCAGGCCGTGACCGCGGCGGGACAGGGCTGCATGGCGGCGCTCGAGGCCGAGCGCTGGCTGGCCATTAATCCGGTTGTGAACGAGACCGCAGCCGCCGCGGAATAA